The following coding sequences are from one Danio rerio strain Tuebingen ecotype United States chromosome 21, GRCz12tu, whole genome shotgun sequence window:
- the LOC137487222 gene encoding uncharacterized protein isoform X4: MAISRALHQGEDSLLDRSAASCRFLGTRETAKTQKRWLPKLQKTFLSILLPKTHRHTGTHTHKAPDAEMDSELLIQPISVSPPPGAVLVLHSLLLEFPLAMVFAEQLLTYSVGETIERSEDELDTVPTSVLIQVVELLGLIFHDTKVTVMNRVLNAAVQWTADNAAPEITLNLLEIVGGKDFIHTEGNLMSA, from the exons ATGGCCATCAGCAGAGCTCTGCATCAGGGGGAGGACAGTCTGCTGGACAGATCTGCTGCTTCCTGCag GTTCTTGGGAACTCGGGAGACTGCGAAAACACAAAAGAGATGGTTGCCTAAACTTCAAAAGACCTTCCTGTCCATCCTTCTTCccaagacacacagacacacagggacacacacacacaaggctccCGACGCTGAAATGGACTCAGAACTCCTGATTCAGCCCATAA GCGTGTCTCCCCCTCCTGGAGCAGTGCTGGTGTTGCACTCGTTGCTTCTTGAGTTTCCATTGGCGATGGTCTTCGCTGAACAGCTGCTAACCTACAGTGTAGGAGAAACCATAGAGCGCTCTGAGGATGAGCTGGACACGGTGCCCACTTCTGTGCTCATTCAGGTGGTGGAGCTGCTAG GCCTGATATTTCACGATACTAAGGTGACGGTGATGAACAGGGTGTTGAACGCTGCGGTGCAGTGGACGGCAGATAACGCAGCACCCGAAATCACACTCAACCTGTTGGAAATTGTTGGAGGTAAAGACTTTATTCACACTGAAGGTAATTTAATgtctgcatga
- the LOC137487222 gene encoding uncharacterized protein isoform X2, producing the protein MDTHYNQSSDNPHHEWSSVVLTLDPDVDEQELIESMKQFSQIHSLDFSFDEDTNCRHIYVTFEHSGRDQQPDPVVPTSRFIELKTLLVSNLHPMVTEQQLIEKFGALGSISTVQVCRNNIISPAYAFVTFHHRRDAVRAQKALNFTDLLNKPLIIMWGPDKTIEVLSDNDSSSPRQTEERETAGETEERKTSEETEREAAGDTEERKTSEETEREAAGDTEERKTSGETEREAAGETEERANSESSWGRRISNNVNSAVKAAVSSPAAWVGVGIGVCAAYAYFRSRS; encoded by the coding sequence ATGGATACTCACTATAATCAGTCTTCAGACAACCCTCATCACGAGTGGTCATCGGTTGTTCTGACTTTGGACCCAGATGTGGACGAACAAGAACTGATTGAGTCAATGAAACAGTTCAGCCAAATCCACTCTTTGGATTTTTCTTTTGATGAAGACACTAATTGCAGACACATTTATGTGACTTTTGAGCATTCAGGACGGGACCAGCAACCAGATCCTGTGGTCCCCACGAGccgctttattgagctgaagacACTGCTCGTGAGCAATCTGCACCCAATGGTTACTGAACAACAGCTTATTGAAAAGTTTGGTGCATTGGGGTCCATCTCGACTGTGCAAGTGTGCAGAAACAACATCATCTCTCCTGCTTATGCCTTTGTGACTTTCCATCATCGACGTGATGCAGTGCGAGCACAAAAAGCTCTGAACTTCACTGATTTACTGAATAAACCTCTGATCATCATGTGGGGCCCAGACAAGACAATTGAGGTCCTCTCAGATAATGACAGCAGCTCTCCAAGACaaacagaggagagagagacagcTGGAGAAACAGAGGAGAGAAAGACCAGtgaagaaacagagagagaggccGCTGGAGATACAGAGGAGAGAAAGACCAGtgaagaaacagagagagaggccGCTGGAGATACAGAGGAGAGAAAGACCAgtggagaaacagagagagaggccGCTGGAGAAACAGAGGAGAGAGCGAACAGCGAGTCTTCATGGGGAAGAAGGATCTCCAACAATGTGAACAGTGCTGTGAAAGCTGCGGTGAGCAGTCCAGCAGCCTGGGTCGGAGTCGGCATAGGTGTCTGTGCTGCTTATGCCTACTTCAGAAGCAGGAGCTAG
- the LOC137487222 gene encoding uncharacterized protein isoform X3: MVFAEQLLTYSVGETIERSEDELDTVPTSVLIQVVELLGRDQQPDPVVPTSRFIELKTLLVSNLHPMVTEQQLIEKFGALGSISTVQVCRNNIISPAYAFVTFHHRRDAVRAQKALNFTDLLNKPLIIMWGPDKTIEVLSDNDSSSPRQTEERETAGETEERKTSEETEREAAGDTEERKTSEETEREAAGDTEERKTSGETEREAAGETEERANSESSWGRRISNNVNSAVKAAVSSPAAWVGVGIGVCAAYAYFRSRS, translated from the exons ATGGTCTTCGCTGAACAGCTGCTAACCTACAGTGTAGGAGAAACCATAGAGCGCTCTGAGGATGAGCTGGACACGGTGCCCACTTCTGTGCTCATTCAGGTGGTGGAGCTGCTAG GACGGGACCAGCAACCAGATCCTGTGGTCCCCACGAGccgctttattgagctgaagacACTGCTCGTGAGCAATCTGCACCCAATGGTTACTGAACAACAGCTTATTGAAAAGTTTGGTGCATTGGGGTCCATCTCGACTGTGCAAGTGTGCAGAAACAACATCATCTCTCCTGCTTATGCCTTTGTGACTTTCCATCATCGACGTGATGCAGTGCGAGCACAAAAAGCTCTGAACTTCACTGATTTACTGAATAAACCTCTGATCATCATGTGGGGCCCAGACAAGACAATTGAGGTCCTCTCAGATAATGACAGCAGCTCTCCAAGACaaacagaggagagagagacagcTGGAGAAACAGAGGAGAGAAAGACCAGtgaagaaacagagagagaggccGCTGGAGATACAGAGGAGAGAAAGACCAGtgaagaaacagagagagaggccGCTGGAGATACAGAGGAGAGAAAGACCAgtggagaaacagagagagaggccGCTGGAGAAACAGAGGAGAGAGCGAACAGCGAGTCTTCATGGGGAAGAAGGATCTCCAACAATGTGAACAGTGCTGTGAAAGCTGCGGTGAGCAGTCCAGCAGCCTGGGTCGGAGTCGGCATAGGTGTCTGTGCTGCTTATGCCTACTTCAGAAGCAGGAGCTAG